TGATGATAGACGGCTTATAGAGCTAGGCTGGAAGACATTGGAGCTTTTTGCCTTAGCTCATATATTCAGGTAAGCAAACTTTTCTAGATGATTGTTCCAATATTTGGTCCACAAATACATACTCAAGTCATATATTAATGTCAGCAACATAAATTGTTGATTCTCAGTGATACATGGTTTGTTTGAGATtccttttttctgatgttgcttgTTTTATATGTTAGCACATAGCTGCAGAAGTTCTATCTCCCGTTTATGTAAAGTAAATTGTTGTATCTGGTTATGATAGTATGTTTTAAAATTATTTTTCTTGGGTAAACATAAATCTTCTTGATGAAATCTGTGAATTCAAATCCCGCTCCAGTTATGGTTATGCATGCTCATCTTACTTTATGAAGTTTTGAAACAGCCGAATAGAAGTGGCACATCAAGAGGCTGTGGCTTTGAAGCGCCAAGAGGAACTCATTCGTGAAGAGGAAGCAGCTGGGCTAGCTGAAATTGAACTTAAGGCAAAGCGTAGTGCTGCTGAAAAGGAAAAACGTGCCAAGAAAAAACAGGTTAACATTTATTTTCTGGTGCAAGCATATCATGCCCATCCTATTAATAATACTATTTTTCTGCTTTCTTTTCTGGCATGTTTCATTTATTTTGTATGTGAAATTAGTGATTGCACTGTTCCTACTCCTCACTGTTGTCTTTAGTTTGTTTTTTGAATGTACTATGATAAGTTATGTAGTATCCTTTTTTATATTTGTTGAGGAGTTTTATAATGTTCTGTATCTCTCTAGGCAAAACAGAAGAAAAATAGTCGAAAAAGTAATAAGGGGAAAAGTGGCAAGTCCGACATCAATAAGGAAATACTTATGGACAGCAGTCCTGATGATAGAATCCTGGATGATTTTTCTGGACAAACGGAAGAAATGTCCTCAAATGCTGACAACCCTGAAGAAGTTTCTGATATATCTGACAGCAGAGACGATAATTCAGATGTGCTTCATGTTGATATTGAAGACCGGGAATCTAGCCCTGTTAATTGGGAGACAGATGCTTCAGAAACTCAAGCTACTGTTCCTGGAAGTAGTGAGGTGCAAAATGACCATGCAGGGAAGAGGACCTCTACTGTGGATGATAGCTCATCAACTTGTTCATCAGATTCAGTCCCTTCAGTTACCGTGAACGGATCATATACAGGCGGTGCCTGGACAAGCGTCAGATCCTCATCCAATAGGTTGGTATTGGTCATATACCATCTTCATGAACTCCTCTATCTTACTATAGGTTGGTATTGGTCATGCTGTAGTATTGATCATGCTGTATTGTGATTCAGAGGAAACAACCGGAGGAATAAGGATACTGAAGCAAGGGCAGGATTTGCACAAGGTGGATCAAGTTCAGCGCATAATGGTTTTATAGGATCTGGCAGCAATGCCTCTAGCCACTCAAAGGAAAGACACGAACCTGAGGTATACATCCCTTGGATATCTCAGATAATGCTTGTTATTCATCAAGGATTTATAATGTGCCATGAAGCAATCCTTTTTTTTCCCTAATTCTTCCTCAAGAAAAATTTGTGTTGTAGAAAAGTTTTCTCttccagtttttttttctttaatcATCTATTGGTGTTCAACTTGGTTCAATAACCATAAAAATTAATTCCTTGCAGGATGATAAAGTTGTCTTGCAGAGGAAACAACATGCACAACGGCACATTGATGTCATTAGCCCCTCCAAGTCAAGGATGGCGGAGTCTTCATTTTCTTCTGTGAGCCCTATTAAGAAGCAACCTAACTTGTCTCATCAACCAAAATTTTTGCTAGAAAGCACCAATAGTTTGAATCACCGTGCAAGCGAAGTTTCAGGCCCGGCAGCAGGTGCCTCTTCAACCCCGGCAGCTCAGTTAGTTTCGAATAAAGGACCTGTATCCAGTGCTGCAACCCAGAATGAGAAGCCAGTTCCAGTTACAAGTAGACCCCTGCAGGTGCTTGTACCATCCAAATCTGAAGCGCAGAAACAGGCTTCCCTAACTGGCAGTGCAACTACTCAGGTTGTTTCAGTATCAAGGCCCTTGAGTGCCCCACAAGTCCCTGCAGCGAAACAAAGTGCACCAGTCACTTCAACAGCTCCGAATGCACCTCTTCTTTCTCGTTCAATGAGTGCTGTTGGGCGGTTGGGAACTGAACCCTCTGCCAGTGCTCCTAGTTTCATTCCCCTTTCACGAACATATCGCAATGCCATGATGGAGAAAAGTTCTGGTGGCGGAAGCAGTTTCACACATCAGCAAGGTTCATCTGAGCAAGCAGTTGCACCATCGCAATCGATGTTCACATCGCAACCTTCCATTCCGTTATCAGAGACCTTGTCTAGGAAAGAGGAAACATCATTGAGACCTGGGTTTACATTTGGAACCGTAAAGCCCGAGTCACTGAACCCATATCAGGGCAGAGAAGAGAACTCACAGCaagctagcagcagcagcaacagtggTGATTGTACACCATCGAGTTCGAACATCAGAAGCGAGATTGCGAAGCTCAGTTTGAATGGAAGATCACGAAGCAAGCAACTGTTGTCAGAAATTTCTACCAGATTTACTCCCTATCAGCCACAAGGCTTGGTCGCTGATGAGTTCCCACACCTAGACATCATCAACGACTTGTTGGATGAGGAGCAGAGTGACAGGAGAAGGGTTCTTCAACCTGGTTTTGTTCAACAATTCTCTATGCCTAATGGTGCCAGCACACCTGAGTATGGCTTGTTTGGTGAGCCATACCTGTTTGACCAGTCCGAGCAATACTTTGACGAGGAGCCACCAAGGTTTTATAGTCCATTGAGCAGTGCTCCTCGGAGGCTGAGGGACCGGAGCTATTCACACTTTGATCTCCCTTCATACTCCAGCAGCAGCCATTTTGATGATCTGATGATGAGTCAGTGGCCATACAGCCGCACTGACATCTCCATGCCTAGTTTTGGGTCAGATACAAGTGGCTACCCCTATCAGGCGCAGGATTTCCCGAGTTCAGCTAATGGAGCAAGCAGGTACCCATCGTATCGCCCTGCCAATGGGCATTGAGAGTTCTAGTGACTGCATTGATAATAATGTGTGGTCGAGTCCATGCTGTTCGTTTCTGAGCTGAGCGTAATTGTAATAGTTCCCCATAGCAGTGATATAAAGAATGGTTCCTCAGTTTCCTTGTTCAATCAATAGTTATATCCTTCtcgcccccccccccgcccccc
The sequence above is drawn from the Miscanthus floridulus cultivar M001 chromosome 15, ASM1932011v1, whole genome shotgun sequence genome and encodes:
- the LOC136509553 gene encoding TNF receptor-associated factor homolog 1a-like isoform X2, whose protein sequence is MAGILTEDNGGDARSSSTEEMPSDQQSHSGDSLAEWRSSEQVENGTPSTSPAYSDTDDDDCGPRPSELYGKFTWKIDNFSQINKRELRSNSFDVGGFKWYILIYPQGCDVCNHLSLFLCVANHDKLLPGWSHFAQFTIAVINRDPKKSKYSDTLHRFWKKEHDWGWKKFMELSKLHDGFIVDDVLTIKAQVQVIREKTDRPFRCLDGQYRRELIRVYLSNVEQICRRFIDERRSKLSRMIEDKLGWSSFSGFWLAMDPSVRRHMTREKTETILKVLVKQFFIEKEVTSTLVIDSLYSGLKALEYQSKNKKGIPKLTETDARSTPMVLIDQDMFVLADDVILLLERAALDTLPHQPLPTKDDKSSQNRTKDGNSGEEFSKDSIERDDRRLIELGWKTLELFALAHIFSRIEVAHQEAVALKRQEELIREEEAAGLAEIELKAKRSAAEKEKRAKKKQAKQKKNSRKSNKGKSGKSDINKEILMDSSPDDRILDDFSGQTEEMSSNADNPEEVSDISDSRDDNSDVLHVDIEDRESSPVNWETDASETQATVPGSSEVQNDHAGKRTSTVDDSSSTCSSDSVPSVTVNGSYTGGAWTSVRSSSNRGNNRRNKDTEARAGFAQGGSSSAHNGFIGSGSNASSHSKERHEPEDDKVVLQRKQHAQRHIDVISPSKSRMAESSFSSVSPIKKQPNLSHQPKFLLESTNSLNHRASEVSGPAAGASSTPAAQLVSNKGPVSSAATQNEKPVPVTSRPLQVLVPSKSEAQKQASLTGSATTQVVSVSRPLSAPQVPAAKQSAPVTSTAPNAPLLSRSMSAVGRLGTEPSASAPSFIPLSRTYRNAMMEKSSGGGSSFTHQQGSSEQAVAPSQSMFTSQPSIPLSETLSRKEETSLRPGFTFGTVKPESLNPYQGREENSQQASSSSNSGDCTPSSSNIRSEIAKLSLNGRSRSKQLLSEISTRFTPYQPQGLVADEFPHLDIINDLLDEEQSDRRRVLQPGFVQQFSMPNGASTPEYGLFGEPYLFDQSEQYFDEEPPRFYSPLSSAPRRLRDRSYSHFDLPSYSSSSHFDDLMMSQWPYSRTDISMPSFGSDTSGYPYQAQDFPSSANGASRYPSYRPANGH
- the LOC136509553 gene encoding TNF receptor-associated factor homolog 1a-like isoform X1, coding for MIYEGKRQVQRSCTCSGDRIMAGILTEDNGGDARSSSTEEMPSDQQSHSGDSLAEWRSSEQVENGTPSTSPAYSDTDDDDCGPRPSELYGKFTWKIDNFSQINKRELRSNSFDVGGFKWYILIYPQGCDVCNHLSLFLCVANHDKLLPGWSHFAQFTIAVINRDPKKSKYSDTLHRFWKKEHDWGWKKFMELSKLHDGFIVDDVLTIKAQVQVIREKTDRPFRCLDGQYRRELIRVYLSNVEQICRRFIDERRSKLSRMIEDKLGWSSFSGFWLAMDPSVRRHMTREKTETILKVLVKQFFIEKEVTSTLVIDSLYSGLKALEYQSKNKKGIPKLTETDARSTPMVLIDQDMFVLADDVILLLERAALDTLPHQPLPTKDDKSSQNRTKDGNSGEEFSKDSIERDDRRLIELGWKTLELFALAHIFSRIEVAHQEAVALKRQEELIREEEAAGLAEIELKAKRSAAEKEKRAKKKQAKQKKNSRKSNKGKSGKSDINKEILMDSSPDDRILDDFSGQTEEMSSNADNPEEVSDISDSRDDNSDVLHVDIEDRESSPVNWETDASETQATVPGSSEVQNDHAGKRTSTVDDSSSTCSSDSVPSVTVNGSYTGGAWTSVRSSSNRGNNRRNKDTEARAGFAQGGSSSAHNGFIGSGSNASSHSKERHEPEDDKVVLQRKQHAQRHIDVISPSKSRMAESSFSSVSPIKKQPNLSHQPKFLLESTNSLNHRASEVSGPAAGASSTPAAQLVSNKGPVSSAATQNEKPVPVTSRPLQVLVPSKSEAQKQASLTGSATTQVVSVSRPLSAPQVPAAKQSAPVTSTAPNAPLLSRSMSAVGRLGTEPSASAPSFIPLSRTYRNAMMEKSSGGGSSFTHQQGSSEQAVAPSQSMFTSQPSIPLSETLSRKEETSLRPGFTFGTVKPESLNPYQGREENSQQASSSSNSGDCTPSSSNIRSEIAKLSLNGRSRSKQLLSEISTRFTPYQPQGLVADEFPHLDIINDLLDEEQSDRRRVLQPGFVQQFSMPNGASTPEYGLFGEPYLFDQSEQYFDEEPPRFYSPLSSAPRRLRDRSYSHFDLPSYSSSSHFDDLMMSQWPYSRTDISMPSFGSDTSGYPYQAQDFPSSANGASRYPSYRPANGH